A segment of the Polyodon spathula isolate WHYD16114869_AA chromosome 14, ASM1765450v1, whole genome shotgun sequence genome:
aaaattaaataaaaactaacatttttattgtattctgttGTCTGGCTGTATTTGGCATTGGCAGCATAACATTTAAATTCAGCATGTTTTAATGACATTATATCGGATGCGGCCGAAGTTTGTTCTACTTCTTAAGAAGTAACATCTGATAGTAGGTAACAGATGATTAAATTCTCTCCTCTTGTGATTTTTATTAACCCCTATGTGTCAGGTGGGGTGCTGTTCAAGCTCAACTGGAAAGCTCTGGGGTCATTCTTGCAATACTTAGAATATCACAAATAACCTAAAACATACGCACTGATAAAGCGTTATGCAACCATTGCGTCTCATTAAAACAGATTTCACAATGGTGGCAGCTACCTCATGACAGTTCTCAAATAGTAACTTTCAAAGATGACTTCAAATGGGGTCAACTGGAAGCCAGAATCATCACTGTTAGTAGAAGAGGTTTAGGAACGTTAAAGCTAAACATTCCTTGCCCCATTGCACAGTCACACATTGTTTTAAGTTACTGTTACTTACTGTTCAAagtaatctttattttacattttatttcttacaaAATAAGTGGTTGGTTATACAAACATCTgtacaaatcaaatacaaaaaatgatgaCTTCTACAGTCACGAGTAAGAAACATATTCATACAGGTAAAAGTCTCAGATTGTAATTATAAGCCTTGCATCTGGTCCATCTGGCTTTTACCCAGTCCTTGTGAAACTGAGATGCATGGGGCCTCTGCAGCCTGTAACAATCCTGTATAAATGCACACCTTATGGCCCTTTTTCAAGAGCCTACCTCTTCAGACAAGTCTACAACCTATTAGATTTGATACTTATAGATGTCCTGTTGTCAGACAGCTCTCACATCCCTCTGTCCAGCTGTTTTCTGTCTTCCTCCTCATCCTATTGGGTCTTGTTTTTGCATGACTGACAGCAGGCCTTCCTGTAGTACCAGTGTGTGCAGAGTTTCACCTTCAGAACAAGGGCACAGTTTGCAGTAGCTTTGTCCTTACAGACCTCATCTACAGGAGATGGAAAAGGCCtattatttaaagtaataaagaaaatcaggTACATAAAGACAGTTTTAATgcagacagtttttattttagcaactTGCTAGTGTGAAATACTTCCTTCAAGAGAGGAAGGTGACGAcgcagctttttttgttgttgttgttgacaagTAAATCGCACGCTTTTTGAACTACCTGGAGCTtcagtggggcagggctggatcTTGCATGTCTGCCGGGACTCTGGTTTAGTCCCTGGGTCGCAGCTGTGCCTGACCTCCTCTCCTTGGTAACACTTGACCTCCCGCACCTTCACCCCACTCCCACATGTCTTACTGCACTGGAATTGGAACAAGAAAGCACAGTGACGAGAGACAACAGTCAGATTCTCTACCTGGAAACTGCAAACCTAAAGACATGTGTTTAGTATAATTGATCAGGTTCAAAATATGGAAGGCTTATGCAGGTAGATACACAGATTGTACGTTTTAAGAAGCTTTGGTACCCTAAGTGTACTATTTCTGACAATAGATCGTTTTTATATCCCCATCTGCTGTGGGGATATAatcattgtactgtacagtacaatgtgtGTTACTGATTTCAGATGTCATTCATGCAGTTGTTTGCATGGTGTTATGCATTTGAATATAGGAACACATGCAAATGTGgttatttttgaatatttttgtaGGTTTGAATCAGACCAGGGATAAAtagttataaatatggtttgtgaaaagtaactattatttgaaaataattactgGTACATATCacagaaaatagctattattttaaaatatttaaatatggtttatggaaagcaattattatttgaaaatatttaaataaaaatatgagtAAAGTAGTTGAAGTacattgaaatactttaaactcttcataaatatgtaactaACATATAGCAGCCTAATTGTTATCCTGCATTCTAGGCAGGTTAAGCCTtgtctttgtctttgtcttttggaaactgctctatttcaattagatttaatttgagcaattaattgaaatatttgacttttatttcagtgggtaaatatttgaaaacaattaaatatctttaaccactggtttaATTGCCTATTTTGAAGCTATTGAATTGAACATTTTCCTCGTTAGAAATCCTCCTCAACCACCATGTGGTAATTGCAAGAACTGGTACCtaattatacatttagggtaATAATTAGGTTTTAGCTTTAGATTATTCATTCTAACTACTTGGGAATAGttgaatacattatatatatctaACTactaatatatatgatatatatatatatatatatatatatatatatatatatatatatatatatatatatatatatatatataacttacatatatttaaatattttcaaatagtatttgttttctgcaaaaatgtttaaatattttcaaatatttgactttgtgcaattaatatagatttattcaagcatacatatttaaatatttcaactattttaaatagttggtgtttacaaataaaatatcaaatacaattatatttgtcccaggtctggtttgaatattcaaatagtGGTACCAGCACTATGGTATCAAGTGCTTTCTTCACTAATAAATGGCTAGGGAGGCCTAATCCAAGGTATTGGGACCTTCAGATGTTGTCTGGCTTCTACGCTGTAAAATCTGAAGCCCTAAACATATTGTTACAGAGAAGAAGCCCCGTGTCAGGGGTCTACCTGTGACCATGATGTGGTGAACCATTTGGAGCAGGGCCTCTCGAAGCAGGCAGTCTCCTCCTCAGGTCTCTGTGAGAGGCTGCAGCTCTGCTCAGGATATTCCTTGTAGACCCCGTTCTCCAGTCCAACACAGATCACTAGCCAGGTCTTCGCCCCCCGACCACAGGTGGCATTGCACTGCAGAACATAACACCAATACAAAATCAGACTTAAGAAGTTACAAAGTAACAGTTGAAACAGAAAGCCCTCCACACTGTGGGTTATCATCACTTCTATACTGTATACCTGCTCCCACTCCTGCTCCACCCAGTGGGCAGGGCAGTTCTTGTCCCCGCAGGGGTACACGGCCAGGGGCTTCAGCTCCAGATCACACTGCGAGTCTGAGATAACATTCCCATTGCTGTTCTTGCAAACCACATATCTCATCATCCGGCCCTCGCCGCAGGGCCCTGAGCACTTGGAGACACAGAGATAAATAGAAATCTCAGAATAACTTCCTCTGATATAATGCACTGGTGTAAAAGAGATTCAGAAGATATCTAGATAGACTTCCGTTTCACTATTCAAATGTTGCGTATGTATTTGTTCGGCTTGCAAACTGGGATAGTTTTTGGGCTTACACCCTAACAGGAGAGGCTCATTTTTACTTGCAGAATACATAGAGAAATATATTAAACACCCCtgactaaataaaatgaaagaggGACCCCATgacttcattttaaatgaccaCAATTTTAACATAATTATCCCATTGAGGTTGTGTAGGTTCACCATTGTCAATCTTCGGTATCGACCAGAGGCTCACACCCTGAGAATCTAATTAGAATAACTATAACATTGCCCCTGACCCCTCAAATGACCATGTACCCTGATCCTACGACTGGGACTACTTAATACAAGATCTTTAGGAAATAAATCTGTCTTAATTAGCGATTTTATTTTGGAATTAATAGAGACTTGCCCATCAGGCTTATCAACATTGATTGTTAAGTAAGATAGGATTTTGCTGTTAGGGGATTTTAACATACATGTTGATGTGGGTCAGGATCCTCTTGCCAGAACTTTGATATCACTGTTGGAGTCACTGGGATTTACACAACATGTTACCAGCCCTACCCATGAGCGCGGCCATACACTGGATTTAGTCATTTCTCATGCCTTAGAAGTACAGAACATTTTAATTACTGATCTCACTTTCTCTGGCCATTATGCTGTTCTTTTTGAGTTATCACCCCACACGCTATATTAAAACTTGGTGTTATAATTCATCAACCACCGAGCTTTGTCTGCTTCAACTTTCCTACAAGCAGGATCCCTTGAAGAACAGGTAGAGAGTTTCACTGCCATTTTTTCTAGCGCATTAGACTCGGTAGAAGccgtttaaaaatgaaaatggttcTTAAAAGATGTTCCCCCTGGTTTGATGAGACAACTCACACACTTAAACGTGTGTGTCGTACATCAGAACGCAGATGGAGAGACACCAAATTACAAGTCCACTACCTTGCTTGAAAGGATAACGTTTTAAAATATAGGGCCATTCTATTCTTCTGCCGGATCAGCCTACTCGAATCTTACAGATAACAATTTGAATAACCCCagagttttatttgtttctctagCTAAATTAACTAATCCACAGTCTGAGTCCCCTCTGTTGACTACTGTTGACTGTGAAGACTTCATGAatgactttaataaaaacattgctgACATTCGCAATCAGGTACTCAATACCACCATTAAACAGAATGTGTCACGAAATAGCAATGACAAACCACACTTACTTGATGCTGTAACAAGTCTTTGACACTTTTTGTGTGATAAGCCTGCAGGATCTTACGAATGTAGTAATGAACATGAAATCCACTACCTGTATTTTAGACCCTATTCCGACTACACTGTTCAAGGAAGTATTTGCTAAGCTTAACCCTACAGCTCTAAGTATCATTGACAGCTCACTGTCTGGCTTTTTTCCTTACTCCTTCAAGGTTGCTGTTATTAAACCATTACTTAAAAAACTGGCCTAGACCCCACAGTTCAAACTTCAGGCCTATTTCTAATCTCCCATTCCTATCCAAAGTTTTAGAGAAAGTGGTGGCTCATCAACTTTACAAATTTCTGGTAGCATACAACATCAATGAGAAATTTCAGTCCGGCTTCCGCAACGCTTACAGCACTGAACCAGCCCTTGTTAAAGCTGTAAATGATGCATTGCTATCTTCTGATATGGGTTTACTCTCAGTTCTTATGTTTCTAGATTTAAGTGCTGCATTTGACACCACTGACTGCCTCAAAAATCGAGTGGGATTTAAATCAGGAGACAACTCGGCTGTAGGTGCACTGACTAGTTGTCTGGCTGACATCAAAAAATGgaggtaaaaacattttttgatgcTAAATTCTGATAAAACAGATAATGCTTTTTGGACCCTTAAATTGCAGAAGTAACATAAACTTATCTGACTTCACCCTTAGTGGCTTCCCCTCTAATTGGAAGTCTGAAATGAGAAATTTAGCTGATCAAGATCTTTCCTTTGAGCAACACATCAGGAATGTCACTAAAATATCCTTTTTCATTCTCGAAATATTGCTGAACTTAGGTGCATTTTCTCTCAATCTTATGCAGAGcttaatgcatgcttttatatcatCAAGGATAGATTACTGTAATGTACTGTTCTCTGGTATTTCTAGCCGTGCTATTTCACGATTACAACTTGTACAAAGCCAGAGTTTTAACAAAAACCAAGATATATGAACatttgcactggcttcctgttcgTTTCAGGATGATTTTAAGATCCTGCTCCTGATATAAGGCTCTCATGACTGTGGTCTCCTATACCGAAAAGAACTCCTGACCCTATATTCTCCTAGTTGGCTTCTTAGATCACAGGGTGCAGCCTGGCTTAACATTTCAAGgatacagagaaaaaaatgcagGTGGCAGAGCATTCTCTTGCAGCCCCTAAACTGTGGAATGACTGTGGTACGGCTTGCTGTGAGGGAGGCTCTGACTGTTACTGTTTTTAAAGTAAGACTGAAAACTTATTTATATAATTCACAGTCctgtaaattttatatatattttcattacttgtttttaaatgcttttaactattaatgtatttacttatacTTATGCATTTATTACTTCTTGTATTGCTTTTAAGTGATTtaatttctgtattattatttttcctttgttCAGCGCTTtgagacgctatataaaaataaagattgattgattgtggtATAATCTTGGCTACACAACACATTTCTGCAAGGCATCACATCTAAATtccactggttaaaaaaaaaaaaaaagacctcaaAACAACAACACTCACCGGTCCCCAGTCAGACACAGTCCACCCCCTGTCGCAAGGCAGGCCATCACACTCCCTCTCACTCAGCAGTTTAGAGGACTCATTGCACAGACGGGCTTCCATTGAGCAGCACACCTCCCGTCTCACCAACCCCTTCCCTCCGCATCTTGCAGAGCACTGTcagcagggaggaggagtgtTAAAAACTTGATTCATGAACAAAATAGAAACTAAacaacacacataaaaaaatgcaAGGATATAAAGTACtcagaaatgtacaaaacaagCGAGGGTGTTTAGACATTACCTCAGACCACTCGGAGACCTCCCACTGCAGCCCGCAGCCCTTGTTTCTGCACATCTTCCGTTCCATGGGCCTCTGGAGCGCTGCTGCCTCGCACTGATCATCATACACAGAGCTGTCGAACCTCGGTGCCAGCATCTTCCAGCAGCGCACTGTGCGGAACTGATAGCCTTCCCCACACGTCCTTGAGCACTCGTTCCACTTGCTGGTCTCCCACCTGAATTGCATTTAGGAACCACATGATTGggagtgttttggttttttttcgcGATGGCCACTCACGTGTGCAACATCCAGCAACTGTCAGTCATACCCTCTGAGGTAACACTGTACTGAACGGTGGTGGTGTTTTGAAGTGTAGGATTGAGTATTTGACCAATCACTTGAAAGCCAGGTACTAATTGGTTCCCACTGTTTCAGGAATGTGTACCTCTCTGGTTTAACAAATTTGTATCATGTTTACCTTAGAAATTGACCAAAAGGAGTTTCTGAaagtttatactgtacagtataatatgtGCCAGCTGCTGTTGACCCAGGAATCTTTGGTTTTATAATAAATCCACATATGCATCCATCTATCATATACAAAGCCAATGTGTCTGTTACAGGTCTGGCTAAACTGACCTGGGTAGACATTCTTTCCCTGAACAGAATTCATGAGTTGGTTCAGGTCGCGTAACTGCATTACAATAGTTTTCATCAACTTCCACTCCATCATAGCGGACACACATGGCGAAGGAAGCAGTGACTCCTGcagaaaacaaagacacattttaacaaaCTAAATTCAGCAATCTATCTGCTTTTTTCCTTAAGCTGACGTTTTTAAAATCGGCAAGCATATTTCCAGTTAGCCCTAGAAAGTTTACCGTAGTAAAAGCATTAACAGAGCATAGTGAAAGCGTGGTAAAacagaagcacagagaggtatggaaaactatgttaaatgtatagtttaaccctgggaaagaatgggaaagctgcaaaattaccatgcacatttactgtggaaaacttttataaaaggTACCGACACATATGTTTCCAGACAGCTattcaagttttaaaaatgttaaacgaTTTGTCAGAAATGAAGAGACATTAAACAGGTAAACAATAAAGTACCATGAAGTTTAGATAAAACCCTATTTGCTTAAGTTACCAGCCACATTTTCATACAGAATTCTGTACATGTAAATGCAATAGTTTTCTTAACCTCACAAGCTCTTTAAAGTGAATGGGCTGTAGTGGACCACGGTTCAGTGTCTGTTGCTGTTCTTTATACATCTGCTAATTTTACTGAAGAAGTAATGGCTATGTTGAATACATGCATTATCTCACTGGAATATACAGTACTCTAATACATGCTACATATAAATAGTTGGGTGTGAGCGGaggctgtattttttcttttttttttttacagtgacagGTCGTTCCACATTGTCTAAAACAccaaaatagatacataaatcactaaataaatcaatactttaataaacatttaaacaaaacaattgctgCTGTATTTCACATCGGCCGTTCTATATACCATCcatatcctgaattaaaaaaagaaaatgtatacatacttttgtatatacatttatatacactaTACATAATGAAGTGTATACAGCAGAATGTGTAGTGTGGTATGTAAATGCACCTGTAGTACATGTTGAACTGCAGGGTGCATACGCAGATACCTTCCATCTGTACAAGTCAGCCAGACTGATGTCATGATCTACCAAGCCCACCTCAAACTCATTGCTGTGGGAAAAGGGGAAAGCAGGGGAAAGATTATAAAAGGCCAATCCACTAGAACTAATATGCTACCATAGTTGTCGATTATGAAAATCAGGCTCTCTCATTGGGATTAATAGGCTAAAGTGTTCTAACAAAGCCTGCTGCAGTTGGCAAAAATCACAGATATGAATATTGTACCTTTGCTCTATAATTACTCTTGTGTTGGTGTCCCTTTAGGGGTCATTGACTTCTTAATAAGATAACTAAGTACAATAATAATGTGTTTGCCATTGAGTAGGCTTACAAGTTTTAGCCCTGTAGAAATAGACCCTGTTGACTTTGGCTTAAAGAGTGTACGCCATATAACGCTTGCACTGTTGTCTCAAAATAGACTATTTCCTCCAAGTATCTATCTCCCTCTCAGTGAATAAAGCTAAACAAACCCATATGCAATGACAATGTAGTGTAATGCAGTGTCCTGCAGTCTTAGCCAAGCTTTTCATTGTAATCTCCTGCTTGGTTCAATATGTCAGGGGTTGCACGGTTGTGGTGAGATTCCTTGCATTCCCAAAAGCTCAATAGATCGCTGCACCTACCTCTCAGTACCATGAGCCTGAACAGGCTCCACATCATGGAGATGGAGCAGGTTCAGCTGGTGGGAGGAGTTGGCTTGGGAGTGCTCCAGTTCTGAAATCATGCTATAAGAGATGCTTTCGTCAGGCCCTGTGTGGAGCTTGGAGTTGAGACTCTTGGAGTAGATCTCCAGGGACAGGTTGTTGTCAACGAAAGTGCTAGAGTTTTGGAGGCTGAGCTGTGACTGAGGGCTCCCAGACTGAGGGCACAGCACGAACTGCAATGAACTGTTCTTACAGGCCAGCCACAGACCCCCGGGCTTACAGAGGAGGCTGAGGAACAGGTTCTTGAAAAAAGTCTTGGGAGGGCGCCGGGTGAATTCTGGTTGGCAGAATTTCCATAGATCTGATTAGACTCGGGACCTGAATGAATAGATGATGCCAGAGgctaagatttgtttttttgtgctgctGCTTTTACATATCCATATACTGAATGCAGTTACATTTTAGATAATACGCTGAGATATCTGGAGCTGCTGTTTAGGGAGATTGCAGGAACAGAACAACGCTTTCCAAGGTGCGCTTACAATAACAATTTAGAGAAAACATTCAGGGTACTCACCAAATTTGGACAGCCTACCCTCACCTTGCAGCCGGTTGCCTACTTTATTTTGAAAGTGCTTGTTCACAGGCTTGAAGAAGAGAATGCCGGGGATATCGGAGAGGTTCAGGGGGGCCTGTAGCTCCCACACCAGCCCTTCAGACCCCATGTGTGTAGCGGGGCTGCTCTCGGAGGTCAGAGGGGGGGGTGTCATTCCCACGCTTGTAGTCCTCATTGCCATCGTACATGAGCTCCACTGATGTGCCATTAAAGTCTCGGACAGGGTCTTGCTTGTCTTGCTCAGGCTGCGGGCCCACACCTGTGTTTTCCACACTAGGCTCGGGGACGCTGTCGTAGAGCTCCATCTCCATCACTGGAGGCGCTGTCCTGAGCAGCGGAGAGCTGGGCACAGTGTACTCATAAGTGATGTGGGGCATCTTCCCATTCAGGTTATTGTACTTAGGGAAACGgaaaacaatatataacaaacaacaacagtACTCCCTGGGGCCCTCTCCCAGTTAGAGAATTGttaataattaatattgaaagattatgcagtatttattttcactcaaCCTACCATCACGTTCAGGCCTTGGTTGATAGGCCCTTGCGCGATTATGTATTCAAACCCATCTGCAAAAAGATTGGAAGGCCTCTGGTATTTGAATACCGTGCCTGCCACACGGAAGTTCCTGGGATTATCAATCACAGTGTTGCCATTGAAGAAGAAACGGCCCTCTTCATCTGACAGAGCTATGAGGAACAATGCAAGAACAGGAGCAAGAATACCATGACCTAAATATGATATTGTAACatgaaactattttttatttacagtatatgttttatgAGTGTTAAATGTTCCTTAGTAGAAAGAGAAGATTTATCAGACAGTGaattaaagagaaaatgtttttgattatttCTCTGATAAACTGATAAAGTATTTGAATACTGGAAAACTGAAACAGGCTACAATATCCTACCTTGGGCTAGTTGTTACAGTTTAGTCTCACAGTTAcctaaaatattttcagtttttcgtCGTTCGATGATCTGAATGTCTGTTGCTCTGATAGGGATGTTAGTTATAAACAGGTAGCctgagtaaaagaaaataaaaggtcaaatgtaatgaatatattgtttatattaaaatatctaTCATGTTATTAATGTTCTGATAATATATTTCACTCAGTAATGTGTAATACTTCATTTTAGAATTATACAAAGTTAAAACAGTTCCATTTCGGAACCTAATCCTTTAATTGATCATTTTCCAATTCAACTGAAAACCGTGGATCGTTAAAGTAAGCACAAAGAGCAGAGTACTGTGGCTTATTCAACAAAACCATAGTTGACTGATAAACATTAATCACATTTTCCTCTCTTAACATGATTTCACCGTAAAAAGTGGTGGACAATTAAGGGCAAACTGCCATTTGGCATTTTGAATAAAATTCAGTACAATGTTTTGACCCTTTAGTCTGTGgtagtgtatttttttgtttgtttattgtcctgttctcatgcaaTACTCAGTAAAGGAGTTCATTCCTCTCCTTGACAAAAATAATGTAGGtgttaaatgggaaaaaaaaacacctccaagTACTGAACTGGTGTTTAAATAGTTCTGCTTCTTGTAGAGTATTTCACCGATTCACCAATTATCTTGTTTCTAGAGTTGCAAGAAAATAAAGATTAGCATTTTAATACAGCTAACACTATTCCATGGTATATCTATACTTACATTGGAAACCAATAGCATATTTAGAACTGTGAAAGATCTTTAGCACCCTCTTCTGGATAAggaatgctatttttttttgtgaaaaagtCACTTTGAAGTGTGGGATATCATGGTAACAACTAAAACTAATGTGGTTATAATGGTTATTTAGTAAGTTTACACATGCGTTTTAATGTCACAGATTTTTGCAAGACATCTGTTCCTAATTATTACACTGAGTTTTCAGCAATTTCACATGCAGCTTGCTTATTAGCAGTAAATGACAGGCAGATGTCAATAAATGATGAAAGATATACAACAAAATTCTCCCCATTCCAAAGATGTGGACTTTGGAATTCCAAACAGCCAAATTCCTCcatttttatagaaaaataaagggCTGGCTTTAATGGAATTTGAAACCAAAACTTCAAGGCCTCATCTGTTCCACATAGGTTTTGCATAAACTAAATTCCAAGTGACTTCACTGTATATAGTGTTCTTTACTTGGGTAGTGGTAGAAGCAGAAAAGCTTACAACCCCTGGATTCCAGTGCAAGGTATACCTAACTGTGTGATTCCGTTACGGTAAGACCCAGAGATCCGGTAGCATGATCTGTCATCCCCTCCACACACTCCACACTTATCTGTAGTTTTACTGGAGTACAACATCCCGTCACATCCCACTACCTGGCAGGGAAGCACAAGAGAAACCAGTCAAAAGCTCACAGCTCACAATCGTGCATTTCCACATACACTAAAATCTACACAAAATGGGTCAGTCAAGTCATCCACGTGTGTATGCAAATCTGCACACACGTGTGTGAAGCTCTAGTATTACTGTGTGTATTTACCTCACATTTGCCCTCAATGCAGACTCCCTGGAACATCCTGTCCCTACAGGAGGTGCCATCGTGAGCAGGGACTAGGAGCTGCCTCTCCCCATTGCTGGTGGTGCACTGCAGGTCGCACGGCTTGTTCGATATGTTGATATAGTCATCTGAGTAGTGTGTGAGTGACAAGAGAGACcattaaacacagaaacaaactaCAATTCCTGTAATGGACTGCGCTGTAACAGTCGGAATCCAGTTTGTCTTTGGAAAGTATCACTTGTGTACACTGACACGGTCAGATCCATTTTCATCCAGTACCTGTATTAAAAACTGCCGTTCTCAACCATTGTTTGAGATCTGTGAACAAGATGTCAAGTTGTGTCCTTCAAGCTTCTGCAAGCAATCTCTTTTACAGAATTAAACAGGATGCAGTTTTACTAGTACTTACAGTTAATTTAGCAAGCCAAATGCCAGAGAAGCTATAGCAATAAGGAAAGCTagagtgtgtgttttaaatgtgttacctGAATTTGACACAGCTGGTATTTCTTTGCTAAGCCAATGCATAAAGTGCTGTTCACATGTTGTGATGAAACAAGCCTGGAAAAATTAAGAAAGTATTAAATGAGACAGTTAGTAAGTAGGTGTTTAGATTCAGTTTAACTGTTTGGATTTTGTTTATAGACAGTAATGACAGAAAGACACCACATATTATCCTATATGTAAAATAAgtattaattacaatgtaacattttgaataaATCTTTTTATTACAGACGTAGTTATTTTATTACATCAAAAGTGCAGTAATCAGCAATAGTGATAGACAGGCAAAGTGGATTAGAACCAGGAAAAATTGCCATAATGGTTACGCTTTGATAAAAGATTTTGCAAGCATCATTTCTATATTTGGCATCTCAACTACTGGTCCAATGTACAAAAGTGTTAACGTTTAGTTTATGTTTGAAGCCCCCACCTAGCGCACAGATGTTGTTCATTCCCACGCTTTTCATAAAGCTTTCATAAAACACACCATAGCAGCCAGATGTTgtctcatccttttttttttacttcacaggGGCATGCTAATGGGTTCCAGCTGGGGCCAACTTTGACTATAGGAGGTGTAGAGCAAGAATGTGTGTCTTCTGAACCAAAgtgtagatttgtatttgttttaacaattACATTTACTTCTCCACtcaaaaagcatggcaaagcattgtACACAAGTGTAACAATTGCAGATATAAGAGCAGCcatcatactgtgttttttttttttttttt
Coding sequences within it:
- the LOC121327104 gene encoding ADAMTS-like protein 2, with product MEYGHLADRCPYVDTLWWEAYRRGEGHGGGMAFPGRNPTQAKEPVPSLAPKRESSWDSAAGTTGVPHTKVSIAAASANTASVSSAGVPRTIARVTTAGLPRTVARDSSEGSEGVLSLTKEVAKWWGEWSCWSTCSRTCGGGVQSQERHCLKQRLVSSQHVNSTLCIGLAKKYQLCQIQISNNDDYINISNKPCDLQCTTSNGERQLLVPAHDGTSCRDRMFQGVCIEGKCEVVGCDGMLYSSKTTDKCGVCGGDDRSCYRISGSYRNGITQLGYLFITNIPIRATDIQIIERRKTENILALSDEEGRFFFNGNTVIDNPRNFRVAGTVFKYQRPSNLFADGFEYIIAQGPINQGLNVMVAPPVMEMELYDSVPEPSVENTGVGPQPEQDKQDPVRDFNGTSVELMYDGNEDYKRGNDTPPSDLREQPRYTHGSGSPQSQLSLQNSSTFVDNNLSLEIYSKSLNSKLHTGPDESISYSMISELEHSQANSSHQLNLLHLHDVEPVQAHGTESNEFEVGLVDHDISLADLYRWKVSAYAPCSSTCTTGVTASFAMCVRYDGVEVDENYCNAVTRPEPTHEFCSGKECLPRWETSKWNECSRTCGEGYQFRTVRCWKMLAPRFDSSVYDDQCEAAALQRPMERKMCRNKGCGLQWEVSEWSECSARCGGKGLVRREVCCSMEARLCNESSKLLSERECDGLPCDRGWTVSDWGPCSGPCGEGRMMRYVVCKNSNGNVISDSQCDLELKPLAVYPCGDKNCPAHWVEQEWEQCNATCGRGAKTWLVICVGLENGVYKEYPEQSCSLSQRPEEETACFERPCSKWFTTSWSQCSKTCGSGVKVREVKCYQGEEVRHSCDPGTKPESRQTCKIQPCPTEAPDEVCKDKATANCALVLKVKLCTHWYYRKACCQSCKNKTQ